The following are encoded together in the Osmia lignaria lignaria isolate PbOS001 chromosome 13, iyOsmLign1, whole genome shotgun sequence genome:
- the RpS6 gene encoding ribosomal protein S6 yields MKLNVSYPATGCQKLFEISDEHKLRIFYEKRMGAEVEADALGDEWKGYVVRVSGGNDKQGFPMKQGVLTNGRVRLLLSKGHSCYRPRRDGERKRKSVRGCIVDSNLSVLALVIVKKGEKEIPGLTDTSVPRRLGPKRASRIRKLFNLSKKDDERQFIIKRPVQKEGKKERFKAPKIQRLITPRTLQRKRHRVALKRRRSLARKQQAADYAKLLAQRQKEAKNRRQEELKRRRSASMRDSKSSNQSAPTTQK; encoded by the exons ATGAAG CTGAACGTATCATATCCCGCTACGGGATGTCAGAAACTCTTTGAGATTTCAGATGAACATAAGCTaagaattttttatgaaaagcGTATGGGTGCCGAAGTGGAAGCTGATGCACTGGGTGATGAATGGAAGGGATATGTTGTCCGGGTCTCTGGTGGAAATGACAAACAAGGGTTTCCAATGAAACAGGGTGTCCTGACAAATG GACGTGTACGCTTACTACTCTCAAAGGGACACTCCTGCTACAGACCTAGACGTGATGGTGAACGTAAACGTAAATCCGTTCGCGGATGTATCGTCGACTCCAATCTCTCTGTACTTGCCCTTGTTATTGTTAAGAAAGGAGAGAAg GAAATTCCGGGATTAACCGACACAAGCGTACCACGACGTTTGGGACCTAAAAGAGCAAGCAGAATTCGTAAGCTCTTCAATTTATCTAAAAAAGATGATGAGCGTCAGTTCATTATAAAACGACCAGTTCAAAAGGAGGGCAAGAAAGAACGTTTTAAGGCCCCGAAAATTCAGCGTCTTATTACGCCGCGTACTCTGCAG AGGAAACGACATAGGGTAGCTTTGAAGAGAAGGCGCAGTCTAGCCCGTAAACAACAGGCAGCAGATTATGCAAAATTATTAGCACAAAGGCAAAAGGAGGCAAAGAACAGGCGCCAGGAAGAATTGAAACGAAGGCGCAGTGCTTCTATGCGAGATTCAAAATCATCCAATCAGTCAGCACCTACAACACAAAAGTAA
- the Impbeta11 gene encoding importin beta11 isoform X1 → MDVAVIEVLQQAGSQDPNVLKPAEQTLKQWETERGFYTALYNVFSNHSLTINIRWMAILCFKNGVDRYWRKNAPNAIAEDEKEFLRQRLIENFEEPVNQLAVQLAALIAKIARFDCPREWGTLIPRLLDVIRGQNPLAQHRALLTLHHVVKALASKCLLGDRRLFQELTVNVFNFILNLWNTYTESFLIMASNGADTSQIQEALEKALLLLRILRKLVVNGFNKPSESQDAMLFLEIVFERARTCLECRKTLISRGIQMEVCDKFIIHLTKVLLGVLEIHPFCYVELIPTSLEFSVFYCFTEAGQALTFERFIIQCLNLMKGVLLSTYYRPAKDIEDTKNPLTLRANQLRQDFFTPETLTEICSRLVTHYFLLTPADLELWDTDPENFVVDDCGESWKYSLRPCTESLFLAIFHRFREVLATVLVGLMQSHHQPVDPNNLHAILLKDAVYNAVGLAAFDLYDEVNFDQWFSTTLKEELKIQSNNYRIIRRRVCWLIGRWTSVKLSAELRPELYELMVEVLSPEEDLGVRLAASDALKLAIDDFQFNPEEFSPYLEPAFSLLFSLLKEVKECDTKMHILYVLSFMIERVGNEINPHVGALSSYLPALWQQSEEHNMLRCAIISTLIHLEKALGPDSVVLEPLVVGVIALSCDVNHESHVYLLEDGLRLWLTLLENAPAPTPAVMDLAKNLPALLEQSYENLKLCLYIVQAYVVLNPQEFLSQRGALIIETLRSLLGDLRAEGILMIMIVLEICLCASPRQSAELIKPVLIYIFENAYKGEDSIKLMTMYLSIIARVLWFYKDIFIQIISELTRKVAGNEGREEAVLGQIIRVWVNRMPFTFQPERRKLLALALCSLLGANSPPSVLQHFPLIISNIVETLNDMTKYDNIGYDIEHAIDSLSLSGQPSPSQYEDEDYGNKHEQRKKRLAFSDPLSRVSLKDTLQNQLIALRRLVGDNQYSRLMLTISPEIEEQLKHYVSI, encoded by the exons ATGGATGTGGCAGTGATAGAAGTCCTTCAACAAGCGGGTAGTCAAGATCCTAATGTTTTAAAACCAGCTGAACAAACATTAAAACAATGGGAAACTGAAAGAGGATTCTATACTGCATTATAT AATGTATTTTCTAACCATTCCTTGACTATCAATATCAGATGGATGGCaattttatgttttaaaaatgGAGTTGACAGGTATTGGAGAAAGAATGCACCAAA TGCAATTGCAGAAGATGAGAAAGAATTCCTTAGACAAcgtttaatagaaaattttgaagaaCCTGTAAATCAGTTAGCTGTACAATTGGCAGCTCTTATTGCCAAAATTGCAAG ATTTGATTGCCCTAGAGAATGGGGTACATTAATTCCAAGATTATTGGATGTCATAAGAGGACAAAATCCTTTAGCACAACATCGAGCACTGTTAACATTACATCATGTTGTTAAAGCCTTAGCTTCTAAGTGTTTACTTGGAGATCGACGGCTCTTCCAAGAATTAACCGTTAATgtgttcaattttattttgaatttatgGAACACATACACTGAATCCTTTCTTATAATGGCATCAAATGGAGCAGATACAAGTCAGATACAAGAAGCTTTAGAAAAAGCGTTACTTTTATTAAGAATACTTAGAAAACTTGTTGTAAATGGTTTCAATAAACCTTCAGAATCTCAAGATGCTATGTTGTTCTTAGAAATCGTTTTCGAACGCGCAAGAACGTGTCTTGAGTGTC GGAAAACATTAATTTCTAGGGGTATACAGATGGAGGTATGCGATAAATTTATCATTCATTTAACCAAAGTATTGTTAGGAGTATTAGAGATACATCCATTTTGCTATGTTGAGTTGATACCAACATCCTTAGAATTTTCggttttttattgttttactgAAGCTGGTCAAGCTTTAACATTTGAGAGATTCATTATACAATGTTTGAACTTAATGAAGGGCGTTTTATTGTCGACGTACTACAGACCTGCTAAAGATATCGAAG ACACAAAAAATCCGTTAACATTAAGAGCAAATCAGTTGAGGCAAGATTTTTTCACACCTGAAACATTAACTGAAATTTGTTCAAGACTCGTGACACATTACTTTCTTTTAACTCCTGCTGATTTGGAGTTATGGGATACAGATCCAGAGAATTTCG TTGTTGACGATTGCGGTGAATCATGGAAGTACAGTTTAAGG cCTTGCACGGAGTCTTTATTTTTAGCGATTTTCCATCGCTTTAGAGAAGTTCTTGCAACAGTGTTAGTCGGGTTGATGCAAAGTCATCATCAACCTGTAGATCCAAATAATTTGCATGCTATTCTATTAAAAGATGCAGTATATAATGCAGTTGGTTTGGCTGCTTTTGATTTATATGATGAG GTAAATTTTGATCAGTGGTTTTCAACAACTTTAaaagaagaattgaaaattcaaagtaataatTATAGAATTATTAGAAGACGTGTATGTTGGCTTATTGGCCGATGGACAA GTGTAAAATTAAGTGCAGAACTTAGACCAGAGTTGTACGAGCTTATGGTTGAAGTTCTAAGTCCTGAAGAAGATTTAGGTGTCCGTTTGGCAGCAAGCGATGCATTGAAACTTGCAATAGACGATTTCCAATTTAATCCGGAAGAATTCTCTCCTTATTTAGAGCCAgcgttttctttattattttctcttttgaaAGAAGTAAAAGAATGTGATACGAAA atgCATATTTTATACGTGTTATCGTTTATGATCGAACGTGTTGGTAATGAAATCAATCCACATGTTGGAGCGCTTAGTTCATATCTGCCGGCTCTTTGGCAACAATCCGAAGAACATAATATGTTAAGATGCGCTATTATTTCAACACTTATACATCtagaaaag gCATTAGGCCCTGACAGCGTTGTTCTGGAACCACTGGTAGTAGGTGTCATTGCATTAAGTTGCGATGTTAACCATGAAAGCCATGTTTATTTGTTAGAAGACGGGTTACGGTTGTGGTTAACTTTATTGGAAAACGCACCTGCACCAACACCAGCCGTAATGGATTTGGCTAAAAATTTGCCCGCTTTATTAG AACAATCCTACGAAAACTTAAAATTATGTCTGTACATAGTTCAAGCATATGTAGTATTAAATCCTCAAGAATTTTTAAGTCAAAGGGGAGCACTCATAATCGAAACGCTTAGGTCACTTCTAGGAGATCTACGAGCAGAAGGAATATTAATGATTATGATTGTACTTGAAATCTGCTTATGTGCTTCACCCCGACAAAGTGCAGAACTGATTAAACctgttttaatatatatatttga gaACGCATATAAAGGCGAGGACTCTATAAAGTTGATGACTATGTATTTATCTATTATAGCAAGAGTTTTATGGttttataaagatatttttatacaG ATAATAAGTGAATTGACGAGAAAAGTGGCCGGAAATGAAGGAAGGGAGGAAGCTGTACTTGGACAAATAATACGTGTATGGGTTAACCGAATGCCATTTACTTTTCAGCCAGAAAGACGTAAATTATTAGCTCTTGCACTCTGTTCACTCCTTGGAGCGAACAGTCCTCCTAGCGTTCTTCAACACTTCCCACTAATAATATCTAATATCGTCGAAACTCTTAATGATATGACTAAGTATGATAATATAGGATACGATATCGAACATGCTATTGA TTCTTTATCGCTTAGTGGACAACCAAGTCCATCGCAATACGAGGACGAAGATTATGGGAATAAACACGAACAGCGGAAAAAAAGGCTTGCTTTCAGTGATCCTTTATCTCGTGTATCTTTAAAAGATACGTTACAAAATCAG TTAATTGCACTGCGCAGGTTAGTTGGAGATAATCAGTACAGCCGATTAATGTTAACTATTAGTCCTGAAATTGAGGAACAACTTAAACACTACGTATCTATATGA
- the Impbeta11 gene encoding importin beta11 isoform X2, giving the protein MDVAVIEVLQQAGSQDPNVLKPAEQTLKQWETERGFYTALYNVFSNHSLTINIRWMAILCFKNGVDRYWRKNAPNAIAEDEKEFLRQRLIENFEEPVNQLAVQLAALIAKIARFDCPREWGTLIPRLLDVIRGQNPLAQHRALLTLHHVVKALASKCLLGDRRLFQELTVNVFNFILNLWNTYTESFLIMASNGADTSQIQEALEKALLLLRILRKLVVNGFNKPSESQDAMLFLEIVFERARTCLECRKTLISRGIQMEVCDKFIIHLTKVLLGVLEIHPFCYVELIPTSLEFSVFYCFTEAGQALTFERFIIQCLNLMKGVLLSTYYRPAKDIEDTKNPLTLRANQLRQDFFTPETLTEICSRLVTHYFLLTPADLELWDTDPENFVVDDCGESWKYSLRPCTESLFLAIFHRFREVLATVLVGLMQSHHQPVDPNNLHAILLKDAVYNAVGLAAFDLYDEVNFDQWFSTTLKEELKIQSNNYRIIRRRVCWLIGRWTSVKLSAELRPELYELMVEVLSPEEDLGVRLAASDALKLAIDDFQFNPEEFSPYLEPAFSLLFSLLKEVKECDTKMHILYVLSFMIERVGNEINPHVGALSSYLPALWQQSEEHNMLRCAIISTLIHLEKALGPDSVVLEPLVVGVIALSCDVNHESHVYLLEDGLRLWLTLLENAPAPTPAVMDLAKNLPALLEQSYENLKLCLYIVQAYVVLNPQEFLSQRGALIIETLRSLLGDLRAEGILMIMIVLEICLCASPRQSAELIKPVLIYIFENAYKGEDSIKLMTMYLSIIARVLWFYKDIFIQIISELTRKVAGNEGREEAVLGQIIRVWVNRMPFTFQPERRKLLALALCSLLGANSPPSVLQHFPLIISNIVETLNDMTKYDNIGYDIEHAIDGQPSPSQYEDEDYGNKHEQRKKRLAFSDPLSRVSLKDTLQNQLIALRRLVGDNQYSRLMLTISPEIEEQLKHYVSI; this is encoded by the exons ATGGATGTGGCAGTGATAGAAGTCCTTCAACAAGCGGGTAGTCAAGATCCTAATGTTTTAAAACCAGCTGAACAAACATTAAAACAATGGGAAACTGAAAGAGGATTCTATACTGCATTATAT AATGTATTTTCTAACCATTCCTTGACTATCAATATCAGATGGATGGCaattttatgttttaaaaatgGAGTTGACAGGTATTGGAGAAAGAATGCACCAAA TGCAATTGCAGAAGATGAGAAAGAATTCCTTAGACAAcgtttaatagaaaattttgaagaaCCTGTAAATCAGTTAGCTGTACAATTGGCAGCTCTTATTGCCAAAATTGCAAG ATTTGATTGCCCTAGAGAATGGGGTACATTAATTCCAAGATTATTGGATGTCATAAGAGGACAAAATCCTTTAGCACAACATCGAGCACTGTTAACATTACATCATGTTGTTAAAGCCTTAGCTTCTAAGTGTTTACTTGGAGATCGACGGCTCTTCCAAGAATTAACCGTTAATgtgttcaattttattttgaatttatgGAACACATACACTGAATCCTTTCTTATAATGGCATCAAATGGAGCAGATACAAGTCAGATACAAGAAGCTTTAGAAAAAGCGTTACTTTTATTAAGAATACTTAGAAAACTTGTTGTAAATGGTTTCAATAAACCTTCAGAATCTCAAGATGCTATGTTGTTCTTAGAAATCGTTTTCGAACGCGCAAGAACGTGTCTTGAGTGTC GGAAAACATTAATTTCTAGGGGTATACAGATGGAGGTATGCGATAAATTTATCATTCATTTAACCAAAGTATTGTTAGGAGTATTAGAGATACATCCATTTTGCTATGTTGAGTTGATACCAACATCCTTAGAATTTTCggttttttattgttttactgAAGCTGGTCAAGCTTTAACATTTGAGAGATTCATTATACAATGTTTGAACTTAATGAAGGGCGTTTTATTGTCGACGTACTACAGACCTGCTAAAGATATCGAAG ACACAAAAAATCCGTTAACATTAAGAGCAAATCAGTTGAGGCAAGATTTTTTCACACCTGAAACATTAACTGAAATTTGTTCAAGACTCGTGACACATTACTTTCTTTTAACTCCTGCTGATTTGGAGTTATGGGATACAGATCCAGAGAATTTCG TTGTTGACGATTGCGGTGAATCATGGAAGTACAGTTTAAGG cCTTGCACGGAGTCTTTATTTTTAGCGATTTTCCATCGCTTTAGAGAAGTTCTTGCAACAGTGTTAGTCGGGTTGATGCAAAGTCATCATCAACCTGTAGATCCAAATAATTTGCATGCTATTCTATTAAAAGATGCAGTATATAATGCAGTTGGTTTGGCTGCTTTTGATTTATATGATGAG GTAAATTTTGATCAGTGGTTTTCAACAACTTTAaaagaagaattgaaaattcaaagtaataatTATAGAATTATTAGAAGACGTGTATGTTGGCTTATTGGCCGATGGACAA GTGTAAAATTAAGTGCAGAACTTAGACCAGAGTTGTACGAGCTTATGGTTGAAGTTCTAAGTCCTGAAGAAGATTTAGGTGTCCGTTTGGCAGCAAGCGATGCATTGAAACTTGCAATAGACGATTTCCAATTTAATCCGGAAGAATTCTCTCCTTATTTAGAGCCAgcgttttctttattattttctcttttgaaAGAAGTAAAAGAATGTGATACGAAA atgCATATTTTATACGTGTTATCGTTTATGATCGAACGTGTTGGTAATGAAATCAATCCACATGTTGGAGCGCTTAGTTCATATCTGCCGGCTCTTTGGCAACAATCCGAAGAACATAATATGTTAAGATGCGCTATTATTTCAACACTTATACATCtagaaaag gCATTAGGCCCTGACAGCGTTGTTCTGGAACCACTGGTAGTAGGTGTCATTGCATTAAGTTGCGATGTTAACCATGAAAGCCATGTTTATTTGTTAGAAGACGGGTTACGGTTGTGGTTAACTTTATTGGAAAACGCACCTGCACCAACACCAGCCGTAATGGATTTGGCTAAAAATTTGCCCGCTTTATTAG AACAATCCTACGAAAACTTAAAATTATGTCTGTACATAGTTCAAGCATATGTAGTATTAAATCCTCAAGAATTTTTAAGTCAAAGGGGAGCACTCATAATCGAAACGCTTAGGTCACTTCTAGGAGATCTACGAGCAGAAGGAATATTAATGATTATGATTGTACTTGAAATCTGCTTATGTGCTTCACCCCGACAAAGTGCAGAACTGATTAAACctgttttaatatatatatttga gaACGCATATAAAGGCGAGGACTCTATAAAGTTGATGACTATGTATTTATCTATTATAGCAAGAGTTTTATGGttttataaagatatttttatacaG ATAATAAGTGAATTGACGAGAAAAGTGGCCGGAAATGAAGGAAGGGAGGAAGCTGTACTTGGACAAATAATACGTGTATGGGTTAACCGAATGCCATTTACTTTTCAGCCAGAAAGACGTAAATTATTAGCTCTTGCACTCTGTTCACTCCTTGGAGCGAACAGTCCTCCTAGCGTTCTTCAACACTTCCCACTAATAATATCTAATATCGTCGAAACTCTTAATGATATGACTAAGTATGATAATATAGGATACGATATCGAACATGCTATTGA TGGACAACCAAGTCCATCGCAATACGAGGACGAAGATTATGGGAATAAACACGAACAGCGGAAAAAAAGGCTTGCTTTCAGTGATCCTTTATCTCGTGTATCTTTAAAAGATACGTTACAAAATCAG TTAATTGCACTGCGCAGGTTAGTTGGAGATAATCAGTACAGCCGATTAATGTTAACTATTAGTCCTGAAATTGAGGAACAACTTAAACACTACGTATCTATATGA